In Uranotaenia lowii strain MFRU-FL chromosome 2, ASM2978415v1, whole genome shotgun sequence, one genomic interval encodes:
- the LOC129744592 gene encoding uncharacterized protein LOC129744592 gives MKPTILVLVAVFGFAAAQREQSLAVIEALRRVQPVYRDLQNFVVNAVSSAKLNSSQAVFDFHGNIFAAKDTFLRAAISKETATLFQINGQVASTQPACLNLLRESVTVNMNLAGVSFTNCILAVDARLGTEINQIYSELQINETAYIDFSIYDVFQQQNIFINPDVIIELLQSKLGQLQAPLGLIRELSDLIDSFRSRLEVVRVNYNQCLTTNDNLLQTAISTILIQLQQICLGSLIATGPPQPGTPMGVMGPLGPLGPQAVQPEVVQWT, from the exons ATGAAACCGACAATTTTGGTGCTAGTGGCCGTTTTTGGG TTTGCTGCAGCTCAACGGGAGCAATCGTTGGCAGTCATCGAAGCCCTTCGACGGGTTCAACCGGTGTATCGTGATCTGCAGAACTTTGTGGTCAATGCTGTATCGAGTGCCAAGCTGAACAGTTCCCAGgcggttttcgattttcatgGCAACATTTTCGCCGCTAAGGATACGTTTCTGCGAGCTGCCATCAGTAAGGAAACGGCCACGCTTTTCCAGATCAACGGGCAAGTTGCCTCGACTCAACCGGCCTGTTTGAATCTGCTGCGGGAAAGCGTCACAGTCAATATGAATCTGGCTGGAGTATCCTTCACTAACTGCATCCTGGCGGTGGACGCCCGATTAGGGACAGAAATAAACCAAATCTATTCCGAGCTTCAAATCAACGAAACAGCTTACATCGACTTCAGCATCTACGATGTGTTCCAGcagcaaaatattttcatcaatccGGACGTTATCATCGAGCTGCTTCAAAGTAAACTCGGTCAGCTGCAGGCACCGCTTGGATTGATCCGGGAACTTTCCGACCTAATCGATTCGTTCCGCTCCCGGCTTGAAGTGGTCCGAGTGAACTACAACCAGTGTTTGACCACCAACGATAACTTGCTGCAGACGGCAATCAGTACCATTTTGATTCAGTTACAGCAGATTTGTTTGGGATCGTTGATAGCTACCGGTCCTCCACAACCAGGAACCCCAATGGGCGTGATGGGACCTCTGGGACCTCTGGGACCTCAGGCAGTTCAACCGGAAGTAGTTCAGTGGACGTGA